CGAGGATGCAGGACGAGTCACAGATACTCTCAATTCAGCAGAATTCAGTGTAACTAAGCTATGTTCAACCGGTGGCTTCCTTAGAGCAGGTAATACGACACTTTTAATTGGTGTGGAAGATAATCTAGTGGATTCAGTACTCGAGATTATTGAAAGAAATTCCAATAAAAGAACGGAATGCCTACGGTATCCCATTCCATCAGGCAGCCTCTATATCCCCTCTTCAAAGGAAGTAGAGGTTGGTGGAGCCACAATTTTTGTAACCAGTGTTGAAAGATTTGAAAAAGTATAAGTAAACCATAATGGATAAATTTTAATATGAATAGCGAGATACACATAAACAAATGGATAAAAAAAAACGGAGAATACGGAGAAAAATACAGAAAATAGTATTCTTAATTTTCTTAGTATTAATATTCATTCTTTTATATAATTACTTAAGATGAATTTTTATTTTGAAAGGATTATCATTATTTGGGTAAGATATAGAAAACAAGATGCCGACATCCTTAAACACTCACCTTTATTTTCGGTCATATCAAAAAACAAAAGTGTCGTTAGGGACGGTTTAGGGTAACCCCAAACCGTCCCCTCTGTCATTTCCTAGGTTCAGAGAAAGTCGTATGCCAAATGCGTTACCATTACAGACTATGGTTTCAGGTCAAATGTTCTATACTTTTTGACACTATGAAGTTCCATGATGAATCATCTATTCTATTTAGCAATATCAAGTCGTATTCCACATGTGATATTTTCATCGTGAATTTAAGAATAGCATTAAAGAAATGTACCTGTTTTTAATTGCATTTTATTTGGGATACCGCCAAATTGTATGCATACTTTGTAAATAATCAGCTTTGGGAATGTACCCATGGCTCACATTATATTTATTAAACAATTCTTATAATCTTCCAATTACTCCTTCGTCAATCCTCTACCTTTTGAATATATCTAAGATTGCTTTGCTTTAAGCTGACATACAAAACCCCGCTTGTGTTCAGTGCAGCATAAATAACGCCGGATATATCGGTGATATTGCGTTTTTTTAATTCCTCAATCAGCCATTCATTCGATAGATTATTCTGTTTAAGATTTTGCTTCAGAACTTGTCCATGTTTTATTATTTCAGTTGATAATCCTTTATACTTCGTATTCAAATTCATATCATCAGGTGTAACAGGAAGGTACTGCGATTTTTTCAATACGCTCAATTGACCATGAGGCTCAAGAATCGCAAACTCAACTTCATTGAAGTCAAATATCCCTTTATCCCGAAGCTGTGACTCTAAATTATCCAGATGATATCGCAATTTTTTCATACTTTTCTCCAGAATTTGTCCATTCTGTATCACTACTACCGCTTCACCTTCAGTAAGCTTTCTTAAGCTGAGACTTT
The nucleotide sequence above comes from Clostridia bacterium. Encoded proteins:
- a CDS encoding DUF421 domain-containing protein codes for the protein MDQLILVIWKSALIFVMLVMLSRSIGRKLLAQMSYFDFTVAITIGSISGSYVVQMIQGMWVLIAPVLLALLAITFDYIHLKSLSLRKLTEGEAVVVIQNGQILEKSMKKLRYHLDNLESQLRDKGIFDFNEVEFAILEPHGQLSVLKKSQYLPVTPDDMNLNTKYKGLSTEIIKHGQVLKQNLKQNNLSNEWLIEELKKRNITDISGVIYAALNTSGVLYVSLKQSNLRYIQKVED
- a CDS encoding cyclic-di-AMP receptor; the protein is MKLIFAIVHDEDAGRVTDTLNSAEFSVTKLCSTGGFLRAGNTTLLIGVEDNLVDSVLEIIERNSNKRTECLRYPIPSGSLYIPSSKEVEVGGATIFVTSVERFEKV